The following are from one region of the Capsicum annuum cultivar UCD-10X-F1 chromosome 1, UCD10Xv1.1, whole genome shotgun sequence genome:
- the LOC107852365 gene encoding uncharacterized protein LOC107852365 — protein sequence MVASLWNPSVEGAQTSACRLKIQKGKDSVQAGWRVDPTLYGDTKTRFFIHLQVGNKHCYNTLCRGFIVTNNKLVLDRAFPLLHIEGVMLIGNLLCSSNGMQKEVGGF from the exons ATGGTAGCTAGTCTATGGAATCCTAGTGTTGAAGGTGCACAAACTAGTGCATGCCGATTGAAGATTCAAAAAGGAAAAGATAGTGTGCAAGCTGGTTGGAGA GTAGATCCAACATTATACGGGGACACTAAAACTAGGTTTTTTATACACTTGCAA gttGGAAATAAACATTGTTACAATACACTATGTCGTGGCTTTATAGTAACAAACAATAAGTTAGTTCTTGATAGAGCATTCCCACTGTTGCACATCGAGGGGGTAATGCTAATTGGTAACTTACTATGTTCATCGAACGG GATGCAAAAGGAGGTTGGTGGCTTTTAG